TCATGAGCAccgtagtgtgtgtgtgagcagtTGAGAATGAAATTATTTATGCTTCAACGGCAGCAACGTACCACCAAACACCTTACCACgccaccaaacaacaaacatcgaACCCCCAACTCATTATGACGCTGCTGGATCAACTCCACGCAGAGAGgagcaaaataacaaaaaaaccctcataATTGTGGTAATACTTCACGTACAGATTCTCCCGTTGTCGGGGTGTGTTGGTGGCGTACTTTATCGACCGAACCGGGAAGATACCGGGAGTgtagaaaacgaaaacgacTGCAGCGATTCCTATCGCTGGCCCCCCCAACACACAATGGACAAACAACATTTTGGCCAGTCATGCCGTTTTGCCGCCAACTTCACGAATGTGTTGGTGAAGCTGGTGGCCTGACATCATCGCGCACTCTCGTCCAATTGTGGCCGGGCGAAGCAGTATTAGTTGTGTGTAGTGCTTGAATGCTGCGTGGTATTATAAAACCACCGGCAAACGCTTGCTGCACCGACAGTCATCTTTTAGCCAGATACACACGCGGGGCGCGCATTCGTAAAGTTTCTCGAGCGATGGATTACTACTACAGTCTCGTTTCACCGCCCTGCCAGAGCCCGCTGCTGGTGGCGAAGAAGCTTGGAATCACGCTGAATCTCAAGAAAACGAACATCCACGATCCGGTTCAAAAAGAGGCACTTACCAAGGTACGGCCATGGCCAAAAACACTCAACATTTGAAATGGTTTCGCTGGAAGCGCGTCTAAAGTGTGGTTTTGTTGCAATCCGTAGCTAAATCCCCAACACACCATCCCAACGCTGGTGGACAACGGGCACGTTTTGTGGGAATCGTACGCGATCGCGACATATTTGGTAGAGGCCTATGCGAAGGATGACACACTCTATCCCAAGGATCCGAAAGTGCGTTCCATCGTAAACCAGCGGCTCTTCTTCGACATTGGCACGCTGTACAAGCAGCTCATCGAAATCATCCACCGGGTGTTCAAGAAGGAACAACCCACCGACGAGCAGATGGAAAAGCTGAAGAAAGCCATCGAACTGTTGGAACATTTCGTTACCGAGCGATCGTACGTCGCAGCGGATCACCTGACGGTGGCGGACATCTGCTTGCTGGGCACGGTAACCGCACTCAACTGGCTGAAGCACGATATGGAACCTTTCCCCCACATCAGGGCATGGATTGCACGGGTGACTGCCGAAATCCCTGGCTATGCCGACTTCCGGAAGGAGGCTGAGCAAGCCATCCAAGAGTACGTCGCCAATCGGAAGTGAGACGACTGGCGTGCGGGATTTTTGGTCTAGTTGAGGGTTTGTGTAGTTGGCAGCATGTGATGCAACGTACGATCAATGTGCAGCTTTGTAAACATGGAAATACTTTTCAGAGGCTTTGTGTCGCTTTGGAATGAGTGTGAGGCTTTGGAATCGTCGGATCCGTACGAATTTAATACATCATTGTGAGCCTGCCAATTCTTATCTAAACGGGTTGATTATCAGTGAGCATACATGTTGTAGTCAATTAGTCGCGCACCACACGCAGCACGTTGGAGAATGCACCACATTGAATCTGATCGCACACTCTTTTCGGATATTTATCAACAGTAATTAATACATTTTGGTTGGTTACTGATCAATATACACGCAATCAGATTAGGATTTTCAATCgtttagcagcagcagagttgagcaaagaaaaatgcaatgcaataaaaatgcaaGGTTGTTCCATGCAGCACACTGTTTCACATCatcacatttattttttttccattatcgTTGGTTAAATACATTCGCAGACGTTTATGTGCACGCTCATCTTGTTGTGAACAGAGCAGGCGTCGTAAGAATCAGTGCAAAAATAAACTCAGGAATCGTTCAAGATTATTTAGGGACATTAtgatttttcaataaaaaatttaCATCATCTACCTCATTACTTATCTAAATACTCATTGAAGGAAGGGAAGCACATTCGCATTCCTGAGAAATTTTAGGAATCACATTTTACAGTGATGCCATTTAGAACAGGGGTCTCCAAACTACGGCCCTAGAGAACCTCCAGTCAGGCCCTACGCTACTATTGCCATTGTTACCATCTTAAGAATTTGTCTTACTACAAAAAAGTTGTATTATATTAAACCTtgtcagtggaggatcaatccccttggaggcccagggcggaatttttcaagggggcccataattttgctacggcattatcggtgttagggagatgtacttcaaacatgatgtaacaacaccagcaaagtctcggaaagaaagctcccttgcgtacatctcagagttctgttgcgtagccctgtaaacggggcTAGTacgctagtctctatatataaacgtttgtatgcgctaaggagaacgataacgccactacttggatcgccattagctggtacgaaattccatacaaaaccagctgttttcagattgccgataccaggagagcatccacggaagaggtagcacctagtacagcaattttggtcgaaaaccgccgaaaggtatgcaatgtttaaacactaactttgccgttggtcgtgaaaaatttcttcgaaaactaccagtttccgaatgtataataccaggagagcatgcacggaagaggtagctcctggtactgcgccgtaaggtatgcaatgtttatacactaactttgcaaccaacttgcaacgcaatgcgccgtaaggtatgcaatgtttatacactaaccttgcaaccaacttgcaatgcaagtttggtgcatgcaagaaacttgcagcaagatggcgcccaacttcgtacttgcatacaaacttgcatgcaaacttgcatgcaagttcttgcaagcaaattcttgcatgaaaacttgcatgcaagtttgcatgcaagttcttgtatgcaagtttgcatgcaaacttgcatgcaagttttcatgcaagaatttgcttgcaagaacttgcatgcaagtttgcatgcaagtttgtatgcaagtacgaagttgggcgccatcttgctgcaagtttcttgcatgcaccaaacttgcattgcaagttggttgcaaggttagtgtataaacattgcataccttacggcgcattgcgttgcaagttggttgcaaagttagtgtataaacattgcataccttacggcgcagtaccaggagctacctcttccgtgcatgctctcctggtattatacattcggaaactggtagttttcgaagaaatttttcacgaccaacgggaaaattagtgtcctggtcctggtgcaatttcgtttatactttaaagtcacaaagtcgatattcttctctgcatttaatttatcacatagaaaaaaatgttttatataaccaaagaagatatttttgatcaattttctaccttgtaaattaattttttttgctataatttaactttgttttaaaatttacaaaaatcaaacaataggcacaaatttattggggcccccaacacggcgaggccctaggcgaccgcctacttcgcctaccgtttgatccgccgctgacaaAGATAGTCTACAGTTACTTGAAGCAAAGGACATTCAAGGTGGCTTTGAGTTCTGCCCTGTCAGACACATGCGCTATCCCAGTAAGCGTTCTTCAAGGAAGTCTGCTGGCACCTATGCTCTATACTCTACAGATACATATACTACAGATATATCAGCGCTCCCCTGCGATGGCAGGTTGTTACTGTTCGCAGATGACACTGTCATAATAATGAGGGATAGGAGGTTTGTAGAACTCATAAGTAGGATGTCTCAGCCTACTGCTCAAATAAGCGACAgactgcaaaataaaaataaattcagcAAAGACCCAAACAATTGTATTCTCTCATCGTTTGATTAGATCACTTGTTCCACCCATGAGAACTGGGTTTCCTGTCGATGGTACAAGTGTCTCTTGGTCTTCCTTGGTGAAATACACGAGAATCACCATTGATAATAAAATGCTATTTTGAAACCATGTAGACCAACTCTTGACGAGAGGACATTCGCTCCTGAAGTGTCGCCACTGATTTGTCGAAGGTCTCGATTCAAATCTTTATGCCAACGGTGCTCTATGCGAGACCAGTATGTGATTCATGTTCGAAG
The Anopheles moucheti chromosome 2, idAnoMoucSN_F20_07, whole genome shotgun sequence genome window above contains:
- the LOC128299917 gene encoding glutathione S-transferase D5-like, which translates into the protein MDYYYSLVSPPCQSPLLVAKKLGITLNLKKTNIHDPVQKEALTKLNPQHTIPTLVDNGHVLWESYAIATYLVEAYAKDDTLYPKDPKVRSIVNQRLFFDIGTLYKQLIEIIHRVFKKEQPTDEQMEKLKKAIELLEHFVTERSYVAADHLTVADICLLGTVTALNWLKHDMEPFPHIRAWIARVTAEIPGYADFRKEAEQAIQEYVANRK